The DNA segment CCTGGCACTGTTCACAGTATAAAATAGGAGCATAACCGCGCCTGTTATGTAATATTACAGCCTGCTCACCTTTGTCTAAAACCTCCAGCAACCGTTCATAACATACAGAAGACAGCGGACCAAATTGGGCCGGACTCGCTCCCAGATCAACCAGATGCACTGCAGGGAGAATACTTTGGCCTATCCTTTTTTTTAATTCAATTTTGTGGATCTGCTTTTTTTCAACAGCAAAATACGTCTTTATATCCGGAGTTGCAGAACCAAGAACAAGCAGGGCTTTTTGGCTTCTGGCCAAATAATAGGCTATCTCCTTAGCCTGGTAAATTAAATTCTGTTCTTGTTTATAACTTTCAGCGTGCTCCTCGTCGATTATAATCAAGCCCAGATTTTTTAAGGGCAAAAAAAGACTGGATCTGGTCCCCACGAGAACAAACGGATCACTTTTTTTGTTTAATTCAAAAAATAAATCTTCCTTTTCTTTAGCCGACTTTGTCCCGTAATAAATATATAAATCCTTTGGACCAAGCTGTTCTTGGGCCCTGTTAAACAGTTGCCAGACCAGTGCAATCTCAGGCCCCAAAATTAGCACGGAACGGCCTTTTTTAAGAACTTGTTTTGCGAGCTCCAGGTAAACAAGAGTTTTTCCGCTCCCGGTAATGCCATGCACCAGAGCAACTTCTGCTCTTTCCTGCTGTAGAAGGCCAAATAAATACTTAAGAGCACGCTCCTGTTCCGAGGTCAAAGAATACTTATTTTTTGCGACGTGAGTAGTTTTTTTAGTTTCCAAAGACTTGTCAGACTGAAACGAAACAAGACCTTTTTGGGCAAGTCTTTTTAAAACCGCATATATATTAGGCCCAAAAACCCTGCGTAATGTACTTTTGGTTGTAGGGCCATTTTCCCACAAAAAATCCATGACCTGCCACTGTGCCCTGGCATTCGGCATAATCGGCCATGGCGGCTCCATTACTACATTGACGAGTTGGGTGTTACTTTGAACTTTTGGCCTGACAAAGGAGACTTTTCCGGCCAACCACTCTTTAGTTAAGGTCTGACATAGAGATTCATCATCAAAAACATCCCTAATGGACAGTTCCTTATTTTGATCAGCAAGGATAAATTTCTTGGGAAGAATTTTTAAACCTCTGGGCAGGACCTGGGCTAAAATTTTCCCAGGGGACACCATCTGACGCTTGGCCAAATCCTCGACCATCCTTAAATAGTCAGGTGTTAGTAAGTCCTCTTCCAGGGGCCAAAAAACATATTTTAACTGTTCGCAAGGAAATAAGG comes from the Desulfovulcanus ferrireducens genome and includes:
- the priA gene encoding replication restart helicase PriA, which translates into the protein MTNDELRTWTVYLLSPPYSTLTYQVPKYFPEHIWRKGQRVLVPLGKKNSLRLGVLARKEKSLFPCEQLKYVFWPLEEDLLTPDYLRMVEDLAKRQMVSPGKILAQVLPRGLKILPKKFILADQNKELSIRDVFDDESLCQTLTKEWLAGKVSFVRPKVQSNTQLVNVVMEPPWPIMPNARAQWQVMDFLWENGPTTKSTLRRVFGPNIYAVLKRLAQKGLVSFQSDKSLETKKTTHVAKNKYSLTSEQERALKYLFGLLQQERAEVALVHGITGSGKTLVYLELAKQVLKKGRSVLILGPEIALVWQLFNRAQEQLGPKDLYIYYGTKSAKEKEDLFFELNKKSDPFVLVGTRSSLFLPLKNLGLIIIDEEHAESYKQEQNLIYQAKEIAYYLARSQKALLVLGSATPDIKTYFAVEKKQIHKIELKKRIGQSILPAVHLVDLGASPAQFGPLSSVCYERLLEVLDKGEQAVILHNRRGYAPILYCEQCQEVAKCTHCQVSLTYHKARQRLVCHYCGLSLPFPIICSHCGSCSFLPLGEGTEKLEEFLAQNLSDKVKVLRLDRDSTRRKGSMEEILDKFARGWAQVLVGTQMLSKGHDFPNVTLGIIIDGDLGLGLPDYRATERIFQLLTQMAGRAGRGNKPGEVYIQTRNPNHYCWDYILNNDYEGFYVQEIKRREKFAYPPFVKLALVRLSFPVGWKEKENLLIKLKAIVQELARSIKVNVLGPAPAPLQVLKGRERYQCLLKASNWLDIKKFYALMEKRIGQNKKIRLSLDLDPVSML